From one Malus sylvestris chromosome 1, drMalSylv7.2, whole genome shotgun sequence genomic stretch:
- the LOC126617833 gene encoding triosephosphate isomerase, cytosolic-like: MGRKFFVGGNWKCNGTFNEVKKIVNILNKGQVPSQDIVKFMISPPYVFIPVAKSLLRPDFHVAAQNCWVKKGGAFTDEVSAKMLVNLEVPWVILGHSERRLILDESNEFVADKVAYVLSQ, from the coding sequence ATGGGCAGGAAGTTCTTCGTCGGCGGCAACTGGAAATGCAACGGAACCTTCAATGAGGTGAAAAAGATCGTCAACATACTGAACAAGGGACAAGTTCCATCGCAAGACATTGTGAAGTTTATGATTAGCCCACCGTATGTGTTTATTCCAGTAGCGAAAAGTTTGTTGAGGCCCGATTTCCATGTCGCGGCACAAAACTGTTGGGTCAAGAAGGGTGGTGCCTTCACTGATGAAGTTAGTGCTAAGATGCTAGTCAATCTCGAAGTTCCTTGGGTCATTCTGGGTCATTCCGAAAGAAGACTTATTTTGGATGAATCCAATGAGTTTGTTGCGGACAAGGTTGCGTATGTACTTTCTCAATGA